AATTTCAATCTGTTGGTAATACGATTGACTTTATGGCGGCTACATTGATAGAAGAAGAGAGGGAGTATTTTTCTTCACTTTTTTTACCTGAGAACCTTTCTAAATCAATGTTTGAGTATAGTGACGATCCTTCAAGTGAGGATGTCATTCTTCAAATGATAAGAGAAATTAATAGAGAAGGAAAATTAATTGAAGTGAATTGGGAATCTCATATAACAGAAGGTAAATCCTTTTCAAGGGATGATCAAGATATAAATCTTCAGCTTATTTACAATGATAATAAGATATCAACTGCAAAAATAGATTTGCAATTGGTGGGAACAGAACATTTTAATAGCGAAAGAATATACTATATAAATAATAGTCCTAAAAACTTTGTTGACCAGGTAAAAGAGAACCTAAAAGGTCTATGAAAAAGTAAATAAAAGCCAAAAAAGCGACTCCGAAGAGCCGCTTTTTTGTTACACATTTTAAGAGGATGAAAAAACATCCCTTTAAAAATTTTAGGATACATTAATAATAGCATTTATATTCATATTTATCAATTGCTATTTTAGCTTTCAAACTTCTCTATTCTTGGATGATATTTCTAGTTTATGTCCAAATTTAGGTAAAATATTTGCATTCACACTTTTGCTTTTGAAGGAACAGGAGTAGTAGTACTCTGTTCTTTTCCCGTGGCTCCTTGCTTTTTAATCTTGTCAAAGAGTGAATTTTTTTCAAAAAGCACTTTGTCACCTCCAATAATAGCTGTGTAATTAAATATAGGATAATAACTGAACTCGCAAATACAGTAAATCCCTTAATTGCGTTAATATAAGACACTGCCTTTTTATGAGATGAAAGTCTCACGTACGGTATGAACAAGAGGAAAAGGGAGCGATAACTATCTAACACAACCGGTTGGAAGGGGGAGTGCTTTTGTGCCTAACTAATGGAGTATGAATAATCTAGTATTATACGGATGGAAAACATTGAATTGTTATTAATCTAATACTATCTATCTGTATTTTTTCTTTAAGTAACTCCGTTAATAAGAGTATAATAGAGGAGCATTAGAATTATATACTTGAAGTAGGAGAGGTCTGATTGAGAACAAATAAATACAAAGCGAAACTAAGTGGTTTCAAAGCAACTCCAAGTGCAAATATACCTAAAATGCATGAAGATCTAGAGTTAATTAAAGACAGTAATGAACTACTATCAGATTTATTTAATGTAATACTGAAACAAAACCAATATTATGGTATTCGTTGGTTAATGGGACTGGAAAGATATGTTTTAGACCAATCAAAAAAAATTCCTCGTATCTTTAGGAAAAATCTATCTAGAGGCCATATAGTGGAAGTTGAGTTATTTGGGCATTTTAACAAAGAACTAACATTTTTACATCCTGCAGTAGTATTGTTTGATAATAATAAAGGGCAACTTCTTGTAGCACCTATTACTTCGGGAAAACACGGAGATAGTGATCCTCTTCATATTGATGTTGATTCAAGTGATGGACTTCATCATGAAAGTGGAATTTGTTTAGAGGCTATTCGTGGGGTAGACAAAAATAGGGTTTTATATCAACATTCAAAAGATGGAAAAAATGCAAAAGTTAGATCAGAAGTATTGGATAAGATTGATTTAGCAGTTATGGAGCATTTCATGCCTAATATGTTTAAAAAATTTAAAGATGCAGAAATTAAATTAATTGAGGAACAACAAAAAAATAAAGAATTAATGGATGAAATTGAAACATTGAAAGAGCAATTGAAACAAAGTGCATACCAGACAGCGGCTGCTACTCTAGAGGAATAAAATATTGCAATATGATGGAATATGTAGTAAAGTATCAGTATATAATATAGTATGTTGTGCCTTAGCGCACCGCGTAACCGAGCGCATTCAATGTTTGGGAACAATGAGTCCTAGCACTCCGCGCAATTGAGCGCACCGTTCCCACGAACCCTCCTCATCTTTACATGGGGAGGGTTTTTTCGTACTTATAATCATATAACATGGGGGGAACTGTTAGAGTGGAAGGTAAGTGGAATTCTAGAGAAGATATATTTAGTTATCTGGAAGAATATTCTCAAAGTACCAAAGAGCAAATTGATAATTATAAAATGAAAAATACTCTCTTAAAGTCATATGTGTTTGAAACATTTAATGAAAGCCTTTTTGGGTTTGTACCTATTTCGAAAGAAATTTTAAATATTCAGAATTTATTTGGTGACCAAAAACATTTTCTTAAACAAATAGATGAGGAATTATATACTTTAAATGAAAATAATAAATTAGTAGGGTTTATCGAGCAGATAAATCCACGATTTTGTACATTATATACGACTGAATCTTCTAAGTATTCAGACCAACTAGCCCAATCTTATGTAAAGAAGTCAACAACCTTAGACTCTTTATGGATTTCTGGTAAAATGTATGACAACTTTTTAAGGGAAATTACTTTATACCATCCCCCAGAACGTTTTACAAAAATGAAATTCGAGTTTAATTCAATGTTTGAAATAGATCACCTAAATAAAGAAAAGATTATAGAACATAAAGCTTCGTCGGTATCATTAGTAGAAGAGTTAGGTGGTATAGTACATAAACTAAATGGAGTGAGACAGTACATCTCTTCTTTTCACTCAGTTGGAAGTTTACGCTTTCCAAGTCATGTTGGAAAAGGTGGTCATGATGTATATCAAAATGGTAAGTTTACAAATCGCTCCGATAGCTTTTCTGATCATCGTATGCAACTGAAACAAATCGTCTCTGTATATCAAGATATGACAGAGCGTTTGGAGAAAAAGACTTGGATAGAGGTAGAGGAAATAAAGAGTAAGAATAATCTAATAGATAATTCTTTTAAGGCAAGTCCCGTTACAATTAGGTTTAGTAAGCCTTTAAATAATTATGTATTTAATAATTTTGTGGAATACACTTTTCCGAAAGGAAGAGAACCATTTAAAATTTATGGTGAAATAAAAAGGGTGAGTGAAGAAAGGGTGCACATTTACGGGGTAGATCTTCACTTATGGCAAAATGTTGTTCTAGATTTAAGTAAGGAAGAATTTATTCTATTTCTTCCAAAAGGTACATGCGGGAATACAATTCATCGCTTAGTAACTAATATTCAGAAATTCTTAGATCCACAGATTGATGTATATATTGGTAACTCTCCGTATGAAGGAATATTAAATCAAGTAATAGGTGGCAAAGATTTATGAGAACAGAATTGACTCCATTATTTCAACTAAATTTGCTAATACATTTGAGTTTACCATACCCGGAAGGTTCTAGCTTAAATCCATATTTTAATAGGCAAGGTTATTCTTTAAAACAAATAGAAAAGACTATACCGCTTGACCTGGGGAGTATAAAAAAGTTAAAAGGAATATGTGAACCTAAAAAAGCAGTGACACCAGAAGTAGTCTTATATAAGGACAGTGATAAAGAATATTTATTAATTGAATGCAAAGTCCAAGACTTTGATGTTGATTGGACACATCATGGAACAAGGCAAGCTGCTGGATACCTGAGTTTACCATTGGATCATTTAAAAAATTTTTTTGGATTAGAAAGTAAAGCGAAAATAAATACAAAAGTTATTTATGGTGTTAATCAACAAAAAGAACAACATATGTTTGAAACTCTGCAATCTATTAGTGAAAAAGTTAAAGATACGTTGGGACATGCTATGAAGCATGATACTTTTGGAATTGAAATTAAACCAGATGGTTTATACTTATCAGTGCGAAATGGAGAGGAGTTAGAGAGTCATAGGGTTATAAATGAAAAAACTTTATTAAACAATGCTCTGATTTATATTATTCCAGTAGATATTAATGGTCAATTAGAGAAAGAAAATGGAGAAATTCTACAAACGCAGGTTCGAAATTCTATAAGAAGTGTTATAGGTAAAAATATCGGACCACAACCTTTTTCTTTTAATAGTACAAGTATTTGTGAAAAAATTAATCCTGTTTGGGGACAATTACCGGTCCCATTTAAGAAGAAAATGAGGCGGTGGGTTCATAATTATATAAAAGAAATTATCGAACAAATTGTACAAATGGGTATAAATGTAACTGTACATGAACAGAATTATTCGTTCACTTCAGTTGAAGAGAAAAAAATTAAAAATGTAAGAAGATACCTACTTTCAGATAGATTCCTTGAAACCGGACAAAATATTTTTGAGAATTTTGAGCAACTGACGATCGATGAATTTTTAGATGTTGTTTAAAATGGTTATAGGTAAGAAAATCATACTAAAATAGGATATTAAATAAAGACTTCGGTAAATCTGAAGATATCCTAGAAAAGTAGACAAAGGATTCAGAAATAAGACCTGTTTTTTCCACAATGATTTGACAACGGTCATTCATCACTTGACTGACCGTTGCAATTGGACAAGCTATTGAGATAGGTTGAACAGACCAATCCGCTCGCATGTAGTATCATCATTGACGCAACGTTTAGGTATAAGCATGAAGGGGATTTTCGATTGTGACCGAGTAAGTTAAAGAAGCTAGCATTTTCTAACTCTTAAATAAACTTCGTGTAACACAACTAAACCTAAGTATAAATAACGTCTTAAACCATTGAAATTACTGGGATTTAGACGGTTTTTTCAGGAAAGAGAGATAAGTGTTATTAACACATCAAGTGGGATGAAACTCTAGGATTCAATCCAAGTCTCTTTTTTCATCAATCGGCCATGTTGTGGAAACTCTTATAAGTACACAATTGACTAAATACTTCGCAATAAATATCTTCATTTTTAGGTGATTTTGTTAGAGCAAGTGGAGATTCCTCGAAGATTATAAGAAAACCCAATCTTCCTTGTAAAGAAAATTGGGTTATCTTTTATTTATAAACAAAGGATTAATTATGACCAACTATTGGGTGTGGTGCATATGGTTCTTCTAAGTATGTCATTTCTTCAGGAGTTAGCTTAACTGATAAAGAACCTACAGCACCATCGAGATGAGAGATTTTCGTTGCACCTATAATGGGCGCAGTTACTGGTTCTTTCTGTAGTAGCCAAGCCAGTGCGATATGAGTTCGTGGAACTCCATGTTTTTCTGCCAATTCAGCAACTCTCTCTACAACATATCGATCTGCT
The window above is part of the Metabacillus sp. B2-18 genome. Proteins encoded here:
- a CDS encoding type II toxin-antitoxin system PemK/MazF family toxin — encoded protein: MRTNKYKAKLSGFKATPSANIPKMHEDLELIKDSNELLSDLFNVILKQNQYYGIRWLMGLERYVLDQSKKIPRIFRKNLSRGHIVEVELFGHFNKELTFLHPAVVLFDNNKGQLLVAPITSGKHGDSDPLHIDVDSSDGLHHESGICLEAIRGVDKNRVLYQHSKDGKNAKVRSEVLDKIDLAVMEHFMPNMFKKFKDAEIKLIEEQQKNKELMDEIETLKEQLKQSAYQTAAATLEE